In one window of Tubulanus polymorphus chromosome 3, tnTubPoly1.2, whole genome shotgun sequence DNA:
- the LOC141901261 gene encoding sugar phosphate exchanger 3-like isoform X2, giving the protein MEVEQEENEQNIRRRQKTKKKSLTWTHHHVAVFVLTFSSYAFFHATRKTFSNVKATLSQEWTPSENNLTQNQSRTDDIWNKHHLFKSDEDAELYLGTLDSIFMISYAVGLYISGFLGDRLNLRILLSGGMCLSAIVVFVFGCLMEWVGPYYNMYVYGVLWSLNGLVQSTGWPCVVTCMGNWFGKSSRGFVLGAWSACASVGNIIGALEVTEVLDYGYAYAFLIPASVLFAGGVIVFFGLVVSPKEVEPDENQSDVPVSDEGSDTEPLFNDIDESVNDDNEEEDTNLRTLIAKRNRNDERNKAIGFFQAFLLPGVIVYSLSYACLKLVNYAYFFWLPFYLHNKFGWKPQVADELSIWYDVGGIAGGIVGGFISDRLGHRSPVVVIMLLLSFPPIVVYSKAPADKVVNSIIMGVTGFFLGGPANLISSAISADMGRQENIKENKEALATVTGIVDGTGSVGAAIGQFLVPVIQLHLNWQWVFYFFLLMLFLSALCIVKIFITETRELIRRFRLRRRRPNHLLIQEPDEVTDER; this is encoded by the exons ATGGAGGTGGAGCAGgaagaaaatgaacaaaatattCGTCGCCGTCaaaaaacgaagaaaaaatCGTTGACCTGGACCCATCACCATGTGGCAGTATTCGTTCTTACATTTTCCAG CTATGCATTTTTTCACGCCACGAGGAAGACATTCAGCAATGTCAAGGCCACCCTGTCTCAAGAATGGACTCCTTCGGAAAATAACCTAACCCAGAATCAGTCTAGAACTGACGAC ATATGGAATAAACATCACTTGTTCAAATCGGATGAAGACGCAGAATTGTATCTGGGAACCCTCGATTCCATATTCATGATATCTTACGCTGTG GGGTTGTACATAAGCGGTTTCCTCGGTGATCG GTTGAATCTGagaatattattatctggTGGAATGTGTTTATCAGctattgtg GTATTTGTATTTGGTTGTTTAATGGAATGGGTTGGTCCATATTATAATATGTATGTTTACGGCGTGTTATGGTCACTAAATGGCCTTGTGCAATCCACTGGCTGGCCTTGCGTAGTGACCTGTATGGGTAATTGGTTCGGGAAATCGAG TCGTGGGTTCGTACTCGGTGCATGGAGTGCTTGTGCCTCCGTCGGTAATATCATTGGTGCTCTGGAGGTGACTGAAGTGCTTGACTACGGATATGCT TATGCATTCCTCATTCCTGCTTCAGTGCTTTTCGCCGGAGGAGTCATAGTATTTTTCGGACTCGTCGTCTCGCCGAAAGAAGTGG AACCGGATGAAAATCAATCCGATGTCCCCGTTTCAGATGAAGGTTCTGATACAG AACCGTTATTCAATGACATCGATGAGAGTGTGAATGATGACAATGAAGAGGAAGATACCAATCTACGTACTCTGATCGctaaaagaaatagaaatgacgAACGAAACAAAGCGATAGGATTCTTTCAGGCGTTTCTCTTACCCGGTGTTATTGTG TATTCGTTGTCCTACGCCTGTTTAAAGCTAGTCAATTACGCGTATTTCTTCTGGTTGCCGTTTTATTTGCACAACAAATTCGGCTGGAAGCCGCAGGTAGCGGATGAACTGTCTATCTGGTATGATGTGGGAGGAATTGCAG GTGGCATAGTTGGTGGATTCATTTCT GATCGACTTGGGCACAGGTCACCAGTTGTCGTAATAATGTTATTGCTGTCATTTCCGCCTATTGTTGTCTACAGCA AGGCACCAGCTGACAAAGTCGTCAACAGTATTATCATGGGTGTGACGGGATTTTTTCTCGGCGGCCCGGCAAACCTTATAAGCTCGGCAATTTCTGCCGACATGG GTCGACAAGAAAATATcaaggagaacaaagaagcaTTAGCTACAGTGACCGGTATTGTCGATGGAACTGGTAGCGTAGGAGCTGCCATTGGCCAGTTTCTCGTTCCCGTAATTCAACTTCATCTGAACTGGCAATGGgtcttctatttcttcttgCTTATG ttGTTCCTGTCTGCGCTATGTAtagtgaaaatattcattacaGAAACAAGAGAATTGATTCGTCGATTCAGGTTACGACGCAGACGACCGAATCATCTGTTGATTCAAGAACCAGATGAGGTTACAGACGAAAGATAG
- the LOC141901261 gene encoding sugar phosphate exchanger 3-like isoform X1, with protein sequence MEVEQEENEQNIRRRQKTKKKSLTWTHHHVAVFVLTFSSYAFFHATRKTFSNVKATLSQEWTPSENNLTQNQSRTDDIWNKHHLFKSDEDAELYLGTLDSIFMISYAVGLYISGFLGDRLNLRILLSGGMCLSAIVVFVFGCLMEWVGPYYNMYVYGVLWSLNGLVQSTGWPCVVTCMGNWFGKSSRGFVLGAWSACASVGNIIGALEVTEVLDYGYAYAFLIPASVLFAGGVIVFFGLVVSPKEVGLPEPDENQSDVPVSDEGSDTEPLFNDIDESVNDDNEEEDTNLRTLIAKRNRNDERNKAIGFFQAFLLPGVIVYSLSYACLKLVNYAYFFWLPFYLHNKFGWKPQVADELSIWYDVGGIAGGIVGGFISDRLGHRSPVVVIMLLLSFPPIVVYSKAPADKVVNSIIMGVTGFFLGGPANLISSAISADMGRQENIKENKEALATVTGIVDGTGSVGAAIGQFLVPVIQLHLNWQWVFYFFLLMLFLSALCIVKIFITETRELIRRFRLRRRRPNHLLIQEPDEVTDER encoded by the exons ATGGAGGTGGAGCAGgaagaaaatgaacaaaatattCGTCGCCGTCaaaaaacgaagaaaaaatCGTTGACCTGGACCCATCACCATGTGGCAGTATTCGTTCTTACATTTTCCAG CTATGCATTTTTTCACGCCACGAGGAAGACATTCAGCAATGTCAAGGCCACCCTGTCTCAAGAATGGACTCCTTCGGAAAATAACCTAACCCAGAATCAGTCTAGAACTGACGAC ATATGGAATAAACATCACTTGTTCAAATCGGATGAAGACGCAGAATTGTATCTGGGAACCCTCGATTCCATATTCATGATATCTTACGCTGTG GGGTTGTACATAAGCGGTTTCCTCGGTGATCG GTTGAATCTGagaatattattatctggTGGAATGTGTTTATCAGctattgtg GTATTTGTATTTGGTTGTTTAATGGAATGGGTTGGTCCATATTATAATATGTATGTTTACGGCGTGTTATGGTCACTAAATGGCCTTGTGCAATCCACTGGCTGGCCTTGCGTAGTGACCTGTATGGGTAATTGGTTCGGGAAATCGAG TCGTGGGTTCGTACTCGGTGCATGGAGTGCTTGTGCCTCCGTCGGTAATATCATTGGTGCTCTGGAGGTGACTGAAGTGCTTGACTACGGATATGCT TATGCATTCCTCATTCCTGCTTCAGTGCTTTTCGCCGGAGGAGTCATAGTATTTTTCGGACTCGTCGTCTCGCCGAAAGAAGTGG GGTTACCAGAACCGGATGAAAATCAATCCGATGTCCCCGTTTCAGATGAAGGTTCTGATACAG AACCGTTATTCAATGACATCGATGAGAGTGTGAATGATGACAATGAAGAGGAAGATACCAATCTACGTACTCTGATCGctaaaagaaatagaaatgacgAACGAAACAAAGCGATAGGATTCTTTCAGGCGTTTCTCTTACCCGGTGTTATTGTG TATTCGTTGTCCTACGCCTGTTTAAAGCTAGTCAATTACGCGTATTTCTTCTGGTTGCCGTTTTATTTGCACAACAAATTCGGCTGGAAGCCGCAGGTAGCGGATGAACTGTCTATCTGGTATGATGTGGGAGGAATTGCAG GTGGCATAGTTGGTGGATTCATTTCT GATCGACTTGGGCACAGGTCACCAGTTGTCGTAATAATGTTATTGCTGTCATTTCCGCCTATTGTTGTCTACAGCA AGGCACCAGCTGACAAAGTCGTCAACAGTATTATCATGGGTGTGACGGGATTTTTTCTCGGCGGCCCGGCAAACCTTATAAGCTCGGCAATTTCTGCCGACATGG GTCGACAAGAAAATATcaaggagaacaaagaagcaTTAGCTACAGTGACCGGTATTGTCGATGGAACTGGTAGCGTAGGAGCTGCCATTGGCCAGTTTCTCGTTCCCGTAATTCAACTTCATCTGAACTGGCAATGGgtcttctatttcttcttgCTTATG ttGTTCCTGTCTGCGCTATGTAtagtgaaaatattcattacaGAAACAAGAGAATTGATTCGTCGATTCAGGTTACGACGCAGACGACCGAATCATCTGTTGATTCAAGAACCAGATGAGGTTACAGACGAAAGATAG
- the LOC141901262 gene encoding tRNA-specific adenosine deaminase 2-like: protein MQHSKWMSRCLDVAREAQSRGEVPVGCIIVFNDREIGTGSNHVNETKNATRHAEFVAVDLAKEWCSSKNENYLEIFKSSTLYVTVEPCIMCAGLIRILNIPLVVYGCANQRFGGCSSVLNIHSDQIDSYGSEFRCIADVEGEEAVKLLKEFYQGENTNAPESKRKVKCPLPL from the coding sequence ATGCAGCATTCAAAGTGGATGAGTCGATGTCTCGACGTTGCCAGAGAAGCACAATCTCGGGGTGAGGTACCCGTCGGGTGTATTATCGTCTTTAACGATCGTGAAATCGGAACAGGAAGCAACCACGTGAACGAGACCAAAAACGCCACCAGACACGCCGAATTCGTAGCTGTCGATTTAGCGAAAGAATGGTGTTCTTCGAAAAACGAAAACTATCTCGAAATTTTTAAAAGTTCGACTTTATACGTAACCGTAGAACCTTGCATAATGTGTGCGGGGCTTATCCGTATTTTGAATATTCCACTCGTAGTTTACGGCTGCGCTAATCAACGTTTCGGCGGTTGCAGTTCAGTTTTGAATATTCACAGCGACCAGATTGACTCGTACGGCAGCGAGTTTCGCTGTATCGCAGACGTCGAAGGCGAGGAGGCGGTGAAATTGTTGAAAGAGTTTTATCAAGGCGAAAACACCAACGCCCCGGAAAGTAAACGGAAAGTGAAATGTCCGCTTCCATTGTAG
- the LOC141902062 gene encoding uncharacterized protein LOC141902062 → MANISTVRGINGSGVSANTTIMGDGRFVPHPLCDVTDPTYETLSMLLKVVNWLVFSVSCFGVCGNLLSFVILGRERHSNNTSVFYLTCLAVADMFICLSYVLFDFQYRLYTQSALLDMGAEINHVMKRMYSYTKNCRLLFSSFSDLITLFIAIDRYIVVCQPLQAMRVISMKKSYIYANIAVIISICDQIKNFFKFTTRRMRDPCTGDYIWVQKMTPFAKNMYVRYYEVFARAPIFTFIPTVIVIVITIRLILTLKSAGAARKTMSGGNNQTTSSSSSSSSSNDRSLTLTLVLISCLYIVKKSFNLAAGIGNLLMALKSELGKYFYYRYFNVFQDLVRMIVASANFFIYCASRRRFRNQLKAIFHRKI, encoded by the coding sequence ATGGCGAATATCTCCACCGTACGCGGAATCAACGGGTCGGGTGTATCGGCAAACACCACAATCATGGGCGACGGTCGGTTTGTACCGCATCCTTTATGCGACGTCACCGACCCGACGTACGAGACCCTCAGCATGTTACTGAAAGTCGTGAACTGGCTAGTATTCAGCGTTTCTTGCTTCGGCGTCTGCGGAAATCTACTATCTTTCGTCATTCTCGGCCGCGAACGTCATTCGAACAACACGAGTGTGTTCTACTTGACGTGTTTGGCCGTCGCCGACATGTTCATTTGTTTGTCGTACGTGTTGTTCGACTTCCAGTACCGCCTCTACACGCAATCGGCGTTACTGGACATGGGCGCCGAAATAAACCACGTCATGAAGCGCATGTATTCGTACACGAAAAACTGTCGACTTTTATTCTCCAGCTTTAGCGATCTCATAACTTTATTTATCGCCATCGACCGATACATCGTAGTTTGCCAGCCTTTGCAGGCGATGCGCGTGATAAGCATGAAAAAATCTTACATCTACGCGAACATCGCCGTTATCATCTCGATTTGCGATCAGATTAAGAACTTTTTCAAGTTCACGACCCGCCGCATGCGCGACCCTTGCACCGGCGACTACATCTGGGTACAAAAAATGACTCCGTTTGCCAAAAATATGTACGTCAGATACTACGAGGTTTTCGCTCGCGCGCCGATATTCACGTTCATCCCGACAGTGATAGTGATCGTGATAACTATCCGATTAATTCTCACTTTGAAATCCGCGGGAGCGGCGAGAAAAACCATGTCAGGAGGAAATAATCAAactaccagcagcagcagcagcagcagcagcagcaacgatCGTAGCTTAACTTTGACACTAGTTCTCATTTCTTGTCTGTACATCGTAAAGAAGTCTTTTAATTTGGCTGCCGGTATCGGCAATTTGCTCATGGCTTTAAAAAGCGAGTTGGGGAAATATTTCTATTACAGATACTTCAACGTTTTTCAGGATTTGGTCAGAATGATCGTAGCATCCGCGAATTTCTTTATCTACTGCGCTTCGAGACGTCGCTTTAGAAATCAACTAAAAGCGATTTTTCAcagaaaaatatga
- the LOC141902842 gene encoding putative ATP-dependent RNA helicase DHX35 isoform X1, whose amino-acid sequence MDKTKKFRFWKPGTEGPGAGLSEERVLTDTAGEGAGNVAVYNSNPSLSIERQRQQLPVFKHRNNFLYMVEKYKTLVIVGETGCGKSTQLPQYLMEAGWAANNYVIAVTQPRRVATVTVAKRVAEERGVMLGDEVGYAIRFDDAWDENHTRIKFMTDGLLVREMMKDPLLSKYSVIMLDEAHERTLYTDIVIGLLRKIQKKRPALRLIVASATLDAEKFRDFFNDNPTKDSRLDTAGILTVEGNMYTTDVFYSLNPVPDYMKATVETVVKIHRSEPPGDILAFLTGQDEVDEAVSLLIEEARRSSKDGMKIWALPMYAALPSSEQMKVFARTSQNTRKIVVATTIAEASITINGIAYVIDCGFVKFKAVNAKTGIESLVTVPVSQASAQQRSGRAGRVRSGKAYRLYTEDDFHKLREDTVPEMQRSNLAPVILQLKALGIDKVLRFHFLSPPPAQNMVRGLELLYALGALDDDGDLTDPLGKMMAEFPLNPMYAKMLLSSGDLGCSEEAVIIAAMTQIQNIHITISGKKITSDKAKRKFSVMEGDHLSLLNVYRAFHKYGQNSRWCHNNCLNYKGLCRANEIIQQLKVILKRFNIPLVSCDGDVDTIRQCIVMGFFANAARLHYSGAYLTIKDEYTLNIHPTSVLYTEKPPEWIVFNEVVQTKKDFMRDVTVIEPEWLYELAPHYYQYGTESEIAASKRPRIGT is encoded by the exons ATGGACAAGACAAAGAAATTCCGCTTCTGGAAGCCTG GAACGGAAGGTCCTGGCGCTGGATTATCGGAGGAACGAGTTTTAACTGATACCGCGGGAGAAGGTGCCGGCAACGTCGCGGTGTATAACTCGAACCCGTCCTTATCGATAGAAAGGCAAAGGCAGCAATTGCCTGTCTTTAAA CATCGTAACAATTTTCTTTATATGGtcgaaaaatataaaacactGGTGATAGTTGGTGAAACGGGTTGCGGCAAAAGTACGCAGTTACCTCAGTACCTGATGGAGGCCGGATGGGCTGCTAATAATTATGTGATAGCAGTCACACAACCACGAAGAGTAGCAACTGTGACT GTAGCTAAGCGCGTTGCTGAAGAACGAGGTGTAATGCTCGGTGATGAAGTAGGCTACGCAATACGATTTGATGATGCTTGGGATGAAAATCATACAAGAATAAAG ttCATGACCGATGGATTGCTGGTTCGAGAAATGATGAAGGATCCACTGCTCTCAAAATACAG TGTGATAATGTTAGATGAGGCCCATGAAAGAACATTGTATACAGATATTGTCATTGGCTTATTAAGAAAG ATCCAAAAGAAAAGACCAGCATTACGCCTTATCGTAGCATCAGCCACGTTGGATGCAGAG AAATTTAGAGATTTCTTCAACGACAACCCGACTAAAGACTCAAG ATTAGATACAGCCGGTATTCTGACAGTTGAGGGTAACATGTATACGACAGACGTGTTCTACTCGCTGAATCCTGTACCGGATTATATGAAGGCAACTGTAGAAACGGTGGTGAAAATTCATCGCAGTGAACCACCTGGAGATATTCTCGCATTTCTAACCGGACAAGATGAAGTCGATGAAGCGGTATCATTACTTAT TGAAGAAGCTCGACGATCATCTAAAGACGGAATGAAAATCTGGGCTCTGCCGATGTACGCCGCTTTACCATCTTCTGAACAG ATGAAAGTATTTGCAAGAACGTCTCAGAATACTCGGAAAATTGTGGTTGCGACTACGATAGCAGAGGCCTCTATTACTATCAATGGTATCGCTTATG TCATCGATTGTGGTTTTGTGAAATTCAAAGCTGTCAACGCAAAAACTGGAATTG AATCTCTAGTCACTGTGCCCGTCTCACAAGCGTCTGCCCAACAAAGATCAGGTCGAGCCGGGCGGGTCAGATCTGGAAAAGCTTATCGCCTCTATACAG AGGATGATTTCCATAAACTCCGAGAAGATACTGTTCCCGAGATGCAACGTAGCAATCTAGCACCAGTGATCTTGCAACTGAAGGCTCTTGGAATTGATAAGGTTCTGAGGTTTCATTTCCTTTCT CCACCACCTGCTCAGAATATGGTTCGAGGCTTAGAATTGCTCTACGCTTTGGGTG CATtggatgatgatggtgatttGACAGATCCGCTTGGAAAGATGATGGCTGAGTTTCCACTTAATCCCATGTATGCCAAAATGCTGCTCTCATCAG GAGATCTTGGTTGTAGTGAAGAAGCTGTGATTATCGCCGCAATGACTCAAATACAAAACATCCACATTACGATTTCTGGCAAGAAAATCACCTCG GATAAAgcgaaaagaaaattttcagtaatGGAAGGAGATCATTTGTCCCTTTTGAATGTGTACAGAGCATTTCACAAG tATGGCCAAAATTCTCGTTGGTGTCACAATAACTGTCTGAATTATAAAGGATTGTGCAGAGCGAATGAGATTATACAACAACTCAAAGTGATATTGAAACGATTCAATATCCCTCTAGTATCTTGCGATG GTGATGTTGACACGATTCGCCAATGTATCGTGATGGGATTTTTTGCAAACGCCGCGCGGCTACACTATAGCGGAGCATATCTTACGATCAAAGATGAATATACTCTGAATATACACCCGACATCAGTATTATACACTGAGAAGCCACCAGAATG GATTGTGTTCAATGAAGTCGTGCAAACTAAGAAAGATTTTATGAGGGACGTGACTGTCATAGAACCGGAATGGCTGTACGAATTGGCACCGCATTATTATCAGTACGGCACAGAAAGTGAAATAGCGGCTTCCAAACGACCTCGGATCGGAACGTGA
- the LOC141902842 gene encoding putative ATP-dependent RNA helicase DHX35 isoform X2 has product MVEKYKTLVIVGETGCGKSTQLPQYLMEAGWAANNYVIAVTQPRRVATVTVAKRVAEERGVMLGDEVGYAIRFDDAWDENHTRIKFMTDGLLVREMMKDPLLSKYSVIMLDEAHERTLYTDIVIGLLRKIQKKRPALRLIVASATLDAEKFRDFFNDNPTKDSRLDTAGILTVEGNMYTTDVFYSLNPVPDYMKATVETVVKIHRSEPPGDILAFLTGQDEVDEAVSLLIEEARRSSKDGMKIWALPMYAALPSSEQMKVFARTSQNTRKIVVATTIAEASITINGIAYVIDCGFVKFKAVNAKTGIESLVTVPVSQASAQQRSGRAGRVRSGKAYRLYTEDDFHKLREDTVPEMQRSNLAPVILQLKALGIDKVLRFHFLSPPPAQNMVRGLELLYALGALDDDGDLTDPLGKMMAEFPLNPMYAKMLLSSGDLGCSEEAVIIAAMTQIQNIHITISGKKITSDKAKRKFSVMEGDHLSLLNVYRAFHKYGQNSRWCHNNCLNYKGLCRANEIIQQLKVILKRFNIPLVSCDGDVDTIRQCIVMGFFANAARLHYSGAYLTIKDEYTLNIHPTSVLYTEKPPEWIVFNEVVQTKKDFMRDVTVIEPEWLYELAPHYYQYGTESEIAASKRPRIGT; this is encoded by the exons ATGGtcgaaaaatataaaacactGGTGATAGTTGGTGAAACGGGTTGCGGCAAAAGTACGCAGTTACCTCAGTACCTGATGGAGGCCGGATGGGCTGCTAATAATTATGTGATAGCAGTCACACAACCACGAAGAGTAGCAACTGTGACT GTAGCTAAGCGCGTTGCTGAAGAACGAGGTGTAATGCTCGGTGATGAAGTAGGCTACGCAATACGATTTGATGATGCTTGGGATGAAAATCATACAAGAATAAAG ttCATGACCGATGGATTGCTGGTTCGAGAAATGATGAAGGATCCACTGCTCTCAAAATACAG TGTGATAATGTTAGATGAGGCCCATGAAAGAACATTGTATACAGATATTGTCATTGGCTTATTAAGAAAG ATCCAAAAGAAAAGACCAGCATTACGCCTTATCGTAGCATCAGCCACGTTGGATGCAGAG AAATTTAGAGATTTCTTCAACGACAACCCGACTAAAGACTCAAG ATTAGATACAGCCGGTATTCTGACAGTTGAGGGTAACATGTATACGACAGACGTGTTCTACTCGCTGAATCCTGTACCGGATTATATGAAGGCAACTGTAGAAACGGTGGTGAAAATTCATCGCAGTGAACCACCTGGAGATATTCTCGCATTTCTAACCGGACAAGATGAAGTCGATGAAGCGGTATCATTACTTAT TGAAGAAGCTCGACGATCATCTAAAGACGGAATGAAAATCTGGGCTCTGCCGATGTACGCCGCTTTACCATCTTCTGAACAG ATGAAAGTATTTGCAAGAACGTCTCAGAATACTCGGAAAATTGTGGTTGCGACTACGATAGCAGAGGCCTCTATTACTATCAATGGTATCGCTTATG TCATCGATTGTGGTTTTGTGAAATTCAAAGCTGTCAACGCAAAAACTGGAATTG AATCTCTAGTCACTGTGCCCGTCTCACAAGCGTCTGCCCAACAAAGATCAGGTCGAGCCGGGCGGGTCAGATCTGGAAAAGCTTATCGCCTCTATACAG AGGATGATTTCCATAAACTCCGAGAAGATACTGTTCCCGAGATGCAACGTAGCAATCTAGCACCAGTGATCTTGCAACTGAAGGCTCTTGGAATTGATAAGGTTCTGAGGTTTCATTTCCTTTCT CCACCACCTGCTCAGAATATGGTTCGAGGCTTAGAATTGCTCTACGCTTTGGGTG CATtggatgatgatggtgatttGACAGATCCGCTTGGAAAGATGATGGCTGAGTTTCCACTTAATCCCATGTATGCCAAAATGCTGCTCTCATCAG GAGATCTTGGTTGTAGTGAAGAAGCTGTGATTATCGCCGCAATGACTCAAATACAAAACATCCACATTACGATTTCTGGCAAGAAAATCACCTCG GATAAAgcgaaaagaaaattttcagtaatGGAAGGAGATCATTTGTCCCTTTTGAATGTGTACAGAGCATTTCACAAG tATGGCCAAAATTCTCGTTGGTGTCACAATAACTGTCTGAATTATAAAGGATTGTGCAGAGCGAATGAGATTATACAACAACTCAAAGTGATATTGAAACGATTCAATATCCCTCTAGTATCTTGCGATG GTGATGTTGACACGATTCGCCAATGTATCGTGATGGGATTTTTTGCAAACGCCGCGCGGCTACACTATAGCGGAGCATATCTTACGATCAAAGATGAATATACTCTGAATATACACCCGACATCAGTATTATACACTGAGAAGCCACCAGAATG GATTGTGTTCAATGAAGTCGTGCAAACTAAGAAAGATTTTATGAGGGACGTGACTGTCATAGAACCGGAATGGCTGTACGAATTGGCACCGCATTATTATCAGTACGGCACAGAAAGTGAAATAGCGGCTTCCAAACGACCTCGGATCGGAACGTGA
- the LOC141902063 gene encoding U7 snRNA-associated Sm-like protein LSm10, whose protein sequence is MPLEDLPTLREKVIVQNSLLCLLKGIQGRITVVELRNESEVCGRIDYVDAFMNTNMSNVVFSDPFGKETKMDVFYVRGKNIRYVQIPDDVNILQTIKQTLDGPGRQMRLRNKPKETVVMDKRSDHPYGPAQNKLRQSKEAAQKRGQAYLAELLEKKRIAKLTEKTEKEKSTPATESAKTDDV, encoded by the coding sequence ATGCCGCTCGAAGATTTACCGACTTTGCGCGAGAAGGTTATCGTCCAGAATTCGTTGCTCTGTCTGTTGAAAGGAATTCAAGGTCGAATAACCGTCGTCGAATTGCGCAACGAAAGCGAGGTGTGCGGGCGTATCGATTACGTCGACGCCTTCATGAACACTAACATGTCGAATGTCGTATTTTCGGACCCGTTCGGCAAAGAAACGAAAATGGACGTCTTCTACGTGCGAGGGAAGAATATCCGCTACGTGCAAATACCCGACGACGTCAACATTTTGCAGACGATCAAACAGACGCTGGACGGTCCCGGTAGACAAATGCGCTTGCGCAACAAACCGAAGGAAACGGTCGTTATGGATAAAAGAAGCGATCATCCGTACGGACCGGCGCAGAATAAGTTGCGCCAGTCAAAAGAGGCAGCGCAGAAACGCGGACAAGCCTATCTAGCGGAGCTACTCGAAAAAAAGCGAATCGCAAAATTGACGGAAAAAACTGAGAAGGAAAAGTCTACTCCAGCGACGGAATCTGCGAAAACCGACGATGTCTGA